A region of Anguilla rostrata isolate EN2019 chromosome 10, ASM1855537v3, whole genome shotgun sequence DNA encodes the following proteins:
- the LOC135233413 gene encoding transmembrane protein 252-like: protein MDLRKSVRKTLLTLARAALPTLGFGFTCLGAFLLSTRGAGNSCAPYICIVLGFVLLTAGVVWTICVSVRSRVLRQRQRRRQRRGTGRICTVDRPDFYPPSYEESLDRDTNAVTPNPVEPRRAIAPPLYTASLTEIPSEDYSLEEPPSYREAVLQGRSHPDTPPASPTPGATLPGAPVDRH from the exons ATGGACCTGAGGAAATCGGTCAGGAAGACCCTCCTGACGCTGGCACGGGCCGCCCTCCCCACCCTCGGCTTCGGCTTCACCTGCCTGGGGGCGTTCCTGCTGTCCACGAGGGGGGCCGGGAACAGCTGCGCCCCTTACATCTGCATCGTCCTGGGGTTCGTCCTGCTGACAGCGGGCGTCGTCTGGACCATCTGCGTGAGCGTGAGGAGCAGGGTGCTCCGGCAACGCCAGCGAAGACGGCAACGGCGGGGGACCGGCCGCATCTGCACCGTGGACAG gcCTGATTTTTACCCACCATCCTACGAGGAATCCTTGGACAGAGACACCAACGCTGTCACCCCCAACCCTGTCGAACCCCGCCGCGccatagccccgcccctttacaCAGCGAGCCTCACCGAGATACCCAGTGAGGACTACAGCTTGGAGGAGCCGCCATCTTACAGGGAGGCCGTCCTCCAGGGGCGGAGCCACCCGGACACCCCCCCTGCAAGCCCCACCCCTGGGGCGACGCTGCCGGGCGCCCCTGTCGACAGGCATTAG